Genomic DNA from Nicotiana tabacum cultivar K326 chromosome 21, ASM71507v2, whole genome shotgun sequence:
taaatgttggtacaagtttggttatagctgattcccttgccgggacgtatttaattcATACTGTTGGTCTCTTGTCGAGATGTGTTTATTCttattgttggttcccttgccgggatagtattgtttccttattgttcccttgccggaattcttttgtgattggtgttgaattgtatattgggatcgggttacacgctgcaacaatattatatgggatcgggttgcacgccgcaacatggagtaataagggaggataagaggggtcgggttgcacgccgcaatagtgatatatgatttggatcggattgcgcgccgcaacagatttatattatttggatcaggttgcgcgccgcaacaataaataATGAAAGTGGATATTGATTGTTACTTTTTTCTTATTCTTACTGATGCTGACTTTAaaatgttctttatgttttttccTGAGTTACTGTTAGTACTGGATatttccccgcaacatgtttcctcCTCCCATCtttaattactagtttccgttattATTACTTGTCATTTATGCTTTAAACTGTGCaggtttatttagtagtcttgtcctagtctcgtcactatttcgccgaggttaagctcgacacttaccagctcatagggtcagttgtgctgatactatactctgcactgtgtattcactaccactagcatgttcatattctttcaaaaataaatatgtaTTAATAAATCTCATGTTGTCACaatcacatcatgaatggaccataatcatctatatgtgctttacaaaatttcatgtcaaatcgatgacaaacatGACTTTTacagagtgaaggattattttgagaatccttattattctcattatcacaatgatgacgattataatttcgtctattaccacgtccacatccattgataccttcatagtaataattttgtcttctttcagacttatcacatattGCTACCAccttctcttaagggaatgagaatgaagcaaattcaatgggacgagtTTTCACTTCTTGTGCTCACGATCATACATGACTTTAatcatggcaagacatagaaattttaccacttcgagtggttataatttcttactaactacataattgttataataaaaatttattttctttgtttgtatttaaaatcaaattatagaataaaagagaaaaatagcgtaaaatacataccttaaatccagaatttaatcacgaaggaagttcatggaacaattgacaattaTTATGCCCAATCCCAAAGCTtttactcaattggttagagtttcgtgctgataacatgtaataaacaataaaagaagaagagtattacAGAGAAAAATATGGatagagaattcttattgaattttgggatcaattacactggaatagaacccctctatttatagggaaaaattaaCTTAGCAACCAAGTAACAAGCCCTAAGATCTTTCTAAAATATTGACATTCACGTTAAACAGAATTATATTTATAACGGTATAACGATTAAAAAAAAGTAAACCGGAAATATGACTAGTTATGTGAGTAAGAAGTAAGAaccaaaggaaaaaagaaaaaagaaccaTTTGCATAAAAACCCTGATAGCTATACCATAAACCCTACAGTCCAAAAGTCTTTTCTCAATACCTTACTTTTGCATTTCCCAAATGGCCACTCTTACCAGATCGATCCGCCGTACTTTCTCCACTGCTGCTACAACAACCTCATTATCTCCAATCAGAGCCATCTCCGATGACTTATACAAAGAGCGCAACCTCAAAAGACTCGTCGAAAAATTCAAACAGTATTCAGATGTCAACCGTTTCCGCACCAAAAACGGCATTTACGAGTCTACAGTTCAGCGATTAGCCTCAGCCAAAAAGTTCAAATGGATCGAAGAAATCCTCGAACACCAAAAGCAATACAAATCCGACATTTCCAAAGAGAGTTTCGCTGCAAGGCTTGTTAGTTTGTACGGAAAATGTGGGTTGTTTGAGAATGCCCAgaaagtgtttgatgaaatgcctgACAGAAATTGTAAGCAAACTTTGAAATCCGTTAATGCCCTTTTAGGGGCTTCTGTCAATTCGAAGAAATATGACAAACTTGAGACTTTGTTCAAGGAATTGCCTGAAAAACTTAAGGTGAAGCCCGATGTAGTCACGTATAATATTATGATAAAGGGGTTGTGTGATAAAGGGGCATTGGATAAAGCAGCTGCTTTGATTGATGAGATTGAAAAGAACGGGTTAAATCCTGATTTGGTTACATTTAATACCATACTTGGTGCATTTTATTCAACTGGTAAGTTTGACGCCGGTGAGAAAGTGTGGAAATTAATGGTTAGCAAGAATGTTACTCCGGATATTAGAAGTTACAATGCTAAGTTGGTTGGATTGATTAATAATAGCAAAGTCTCGGAGGCGGCCAAGCTTGTTGGTGAACTGGGAAGTTTTGAGTTAAAGCCTGATGTGTTTACTTATGGCACTTTGATTAGAGGATATTGTGATATGGGTAATTTGGAGGAGGCTAAAAAGTGGTACTTAGAATTGGTGAAGAGTGGATCTTCTCCAAACAAGGTGATATTTGGAAGTGTCATTACGGCTGCTTGTGAAAAGGGTGATTTTGATTGGGCTTTTGAGTTGTGCAAAGACGTTTTTAAAAAGAAGTGTCATGTTGATGCGGAGTTGTTGCAAGGAGTGGTCGATGGAATGGTGAAATCGTCAAGGATTTGGGAAGCTAAGGAGGTTGTGCGTTTGGGAAAGTCAAATGACTACCATCTTTATAAGCTCAAACTGCCTTCAGATGACTAAGGAACCAGCAGCTGGTTGCTTAGCAttttggatgctgattttggtacGTTAACCTCGTGTAAGAACTTGATTTGATGGTTGTTTCATATCTGTTAGTTATGAGATACATTGTTATTTTGGATGTCAAATGAATTTATAATTTGCTCGGCCTTTTATGCACGAGTTTTCCAGTCTTAACGGCTTCACTTCATGGTGGTTTAATGGTAGAAGGCTTCCAGTTAAAAATGACCCTCTCTAGTACCTTTTAGGCTTTTGTATAGATATCTTGGTTGTATATCTTCTCAGTTAAGAAATTAGTAGCTTACTCTTTAGTAGCTTTTTGTACTCCATTCTGGACACGCCTTTCGTAATTGCTAGAGAAATTCTGATAGTGTTGTTACATGCTAATATCATAGTTTGCATTATATTCAATTAATTCTCATTAAAACTTATTTCAACAAGTACACTGAATCAACAATAAAAAAAACTGCGTTACAGCATCCAGTATCATATTTTATAGCTTTTTCAATTGTGCTAATTATAAGCCTTTCTCCAAGAGTCATATCTCAACAATCAGCTATTGCGAGAGTCATTCTTCATTTTCCAAAGGATTCAGCCTATAAATCATAATTTAGGGAATAGAATACACAATGAAGAGCATACTAGAAAATATGATACTGGATGCTGTAACGCAGTTTTTTTTATTGTTGATTCAGTGTACTTGTTGAAATAAGTTTTAATGAGAATTAATTGAATATAATGCAAACTATGATATTAGCATGTAACAACACTATCAGAATTTCTCTAGCAATTACGAAAGGCGTGTCCAGAATGGAGTACAAAAAGCTACTAAAGAGTAAGCTACTAATTTCTTAACTGAGAAGATATACTTCTCAGTTAAGAAATTAGTAGCTTACTCTTTAGTAGCTTTTTGTACTCCATTCTGGACACGCCTTTCGTAATTGCTAGAGAAATTCTGATAGTGTTGTTACATGCTAATATCATAGTTTGCATTATATTCAATTAATTCTCATTAAAACTTATTTCAACAAGTACACTGAATCAACAATAAAAAAAACTGCGTTACAGCATCCAGTATCATATTTTATAGCTTTTTCAATTGTGCTAATTATAAGCCTTTCTCCAAGAGTCATATCTCAACAATCAGCTATTGCGAGAGTCATTCTTCATTTTCCAAAGGATTCAGCCTATAAATCATAATTTAGGGAATAGAATACACAATGAAGAGCATACTAGAAAATGAGTAAAAGAATTTGTAACCGAGAAGAAGAGACGTATAAGTAGCAGAAAAGAGGACCCACAAGAAGGAGAAAATGTCATCATGGatatagaaaaaagaagaaaatataaatcaaatGAATAGTAGAAAAGTTGTTGCAAAGTAACTGTTCTCAGACAACAAAAGGCTATTTTTTCTCCTCCTTTTTGTCAACGTGTCATCTTTTAATGTTAGATTTGTAGAAGCAACTGATATCACTTGGATTGCATTGCACCTCATTGTTCCAAGTTGAGCTTCTTCGGAGTTGCATTGACTCACTGATCAGATGCGATAACATTTAGAGCAATAAGTTTCTATAACCTTCCTCCAATAGCAAGATAAATGACTATGACACAATATAGATGCATTTCTCCTGTACTGTGGGAACCCTGGAAATATTAACCCATAGATTTCGTAATCAGCTTGGAGATGGTTACATATTGGTGTGGTTAATGATTCAAAGATGCTTAAACTGATTATATATTTGTTGTCATTAATATCCTAAGATGGGTACATTTTACTCTATAGCAAGGATATTCCATGCCTATAACGATCTGGCAACTAGAACTATTTCTCAGATATAGACGTAAATTATACAGGCTACTTTTGGTGTAATCTCATAAGGATGATAAACATATATATAAAAGTTCTTATGTACATGCAAGAAAATGTAtcttatatataaaatatgttgcttcacaaaaaaaaaatacatgtaaGAAAATGGTCAGAGAGAGCTGTCACTAAGGGTATAGGTGATCTATTAAGACCCTTAACAGAATATAGTCATATACTTTCGCACACAAGTATCAACGACAAAAGAAAATGGTGTTTGCATCTTTGTGATTGAAATTCCTTTCAATTTCCTTTAACGTGCTATCAGCTATTTCGAGTTTAGCCTCACCAAAGATCTAATCTCTTTGCCTCTTGTGCCATTTCAAATACTTGAAGAAGAATACTCTTTAGTTAGTGGAACATTTCGTGGCCTACTTACTGTCAACTGCTTAACAAGATATAATGGTTTTGTTTTTGGGATAAGTATTAATAACTAATAAAAGTGTCATGAAATTTAGGCGCAAGTTTGCTATATTATGTGCAAGAGTCATGTCAAGGCCTCAAAACTTATCTAAGGATACAGGGAAGAAGTTGTCAATATCTAAACTCTTCCCGGAACTATGCACTAGGAAGCGTTGCTCACTGTGTTATTCTTTAAGTATAACATGATACTAAACAACAAACAAAGGAAGTCGATTTCCAACAAGAAAGTGCAAGAATAACTGTACCTGAGTATGAGTGCACTCAGATAGTCATTAGCAGGAAATATGTTGCTTCTGTTTCTGATTAGTTAATCCTAATTTGATCAGTGTCACTGTGTCAGTATCAAAATGTTCCCAGACTTTAGTATAGTGGTAAGAGCGCAACATGTGATATGTGGTAGGTGCACGTCATGGGTTCAAATCCTGTCGCAGACAAATGCCTAGtgtttaagtggagaagggtagagaaGGTGCGCCCATTGTTCACCGGGTTCCGAACTGTGCGACACTGACCCTCGAGGATTACTCGGTTTTGAAAAAAGTGCCAGTATCAAAATATTAGGTTGTTTTGCTCTTCAACTGAATCTATTGCTCCCTGGGGAAGTTCTGATGAATTGGATCTGGTTTACACTGCCAAtggaatttaaaaatataaaagggtagaaaacatcaAGTGATTGGTGCTAAATAGTTCTTCCTTAACTTGAAAGCTGTATGCACATTTTGAATTGGAACAAAGTCTTTTTATATTAGGTTTGAATTAAAT
This window encodes:
- the LOC107770670 gene encoding uncharacterized protein LOC107770670; amino-acid sequence: MATLTRSIRRTFSTAATTTSLSPIRAISDDLYKERNLKRLVEKFKQYSDVNRFRTKNGIYESTVQRLASAKKFKWIEEILEHQKQYKSDISKESFAARLVSLYGKCGLFENAQKVFDEMPDRNCKQTLKSVNALLGASVNSKKYDKLETLFKELPEKLKVKPDVVTYNIMIKGLCDKGALDKAAALIDEIEKNGLNPDLVTFNTILGAFYSTGKFDAGEKVWKLMVSKNVTPDIRSYNAKLVGLINNSKVSEAAKLVGELGSFELKPDVFTYGTLIRGYCDMGNLEEAKKWYLELVKSGSSPNKVIFGSVITAACEKGDFDWAFELCKDVFKKKCHVDAELLQGVVDGMVKSSRIWEAKEVVRLGKSNDYHLYKLKLPSDD